From the genome of Candidatus Methylopumilus rimovensis, one region includes:
- the bamC gene encoding outer membrane protein assembly factor BamC: MKLLAQSKWLYVLPLFLILNGCDNIPFVDQVTAPDYKAAGRSRPLEVPPDLTSATSNDAYAIPGSTSYSDFKNGQKQDNSQSNILPNPEGMKIVKAGAQRWLVVNAPAEKIWPVIRDFWLDMGFAVKKENPETGVMETEWIKEGDLKADNNKSALDKFDAWLDSISSGTANRKKFRTRLDRGLQEGTTEIYMTHRSVDAAPDDGKEKIRTPYGVVDNGFRNDAKTQLETKADSKDDELDAELLRRLMIKLGVADKRAKEIIAAPVNQKRAEVKKEADGSSSLEIQDPFDRAWRRVGLALDIIGFVIEDKDRSNGIYFVKYADVDIDDSPKKKKGVLDSLMFWSDDDKKDKQDKDISQKKDKPLSEKLKFWGGSDKEKTNPEKQYRIKIISSDNGGSQVIIEFQDGKRNNSSTANRIITLLYDQLK, translated from the coding sequence ATGAAATTACTAGCGCAAAGTAAATGGCTTTATGTTTTGCCTTTATTCTTAATATTAAATGGATGTGACAACATTCCTTTTGTGGATCAAGTTACAGCGCCTGATTACAAGGCTGCAGGGAGATCTCGTCCTCTAGAAGTGCCTCCTGACTTAACTTCAGCGACTTCAAATGATGCGTATGCAATACCAGGATCTACTAGTTATTCGGATTTTAAGAATGGACAGAAACAAGATAATAGCCAGTCAAACATTTTGCCTAATCCAGAGGGCATGAAAATTGTAAAAGCAGGTGCTCAAAGATGGCTGGTTGTTAATGCGCCAGCTGAGAAAATATGGCCAGTAATACGAGATTTTTGGTTAGATATGGGATTTGCCGTAAAAAAAGAAAATCCAGAAACAGGCGTTATGGAAACTGAATGGATTAAAGAAGGTGATCTTAAAGCAGACAATAATAAAAGCGCGCTCGATAAATTTGATGCATGGCTTGATTCTATCTCATCTGGCACGGCTAACCGTAAAAAATTTAGAACTCGACTAGATCGTGGTCTTCAAGAAGGCACGACTGAGATTTATATGACACATCGAAGTGTAGATGCAGCGCCTGATGACGGTAAGGAAAAAATCCGAACTCCTTACGGTGTTGTAGATAACGGTTTTAGAAATGATGCAAAGACTCAGCTGGAAACAAAAGCAGATTCGAAAGATGATGAATTAGATGCTGAGCTTTTAAGAAGGCTTATGATAAAACTTGGTGTAGCAGATAAGCGAGCGAAAGAAATTATTGCAGCACCAGTTAATCAAAAGAGAGCTGAAGTAAAAAAAGAAGCGGATGGAAGTTCTTCGCTCGAAATTCAAGATCCTTTTGATCGCGCTTGGCGCAGAGTAGGTTTGGCTTTAGATATCATCGGATTTGTGATTGAAGACAAAGACAGATCAAATGGAATCTATTTTGTAAAATATGCTGATGTTGATATTGATGATAGCCCCAAGAAGAAAAAAGGAGTGCTAGACTCTCTTATGTTCTGGAGCGACGATGACAAAAAAGACAAGCAGGATAAAGATATCAGCCAGAAAAAAGATAAGCCTTTATCTGAGAAGCTTAAATTCTGGGGCGGAAGCGATAAAGAAAAAACTAATCCAGAAAAACAATATCGCATTAAAATTATTTCTTCAGACAATGGCGGCTCTCAAGTTATTATTGAGTTCCAAGATGGCAAGAGAAACAACTCATCTACCGCAAATCGAATCATCACTCTTCTTTATGATCAATTAAAATAA
- a CDS encoding quinone-dependent dihydroorotate dehydrogenase, with amino-acid sequence MSHQLIRSLLFKFDAEFSHDLTLKALSLSNKIGLLSFLKSPNPCKLRTVMGIPFQNPVGLAAGLDKNANHIDALGKLGFGFIEVGTITPRPQLGNPKPRLFRLPEVQGIINRFGFNNVGLEAAVENIRLSKYKGVLGINIGKNFDTPLERAGEDYLLCMKKVYQYANYIAVNISSPNTKNLRDLQETKALNILLAQLKDEQTRLADYYGRYVPIALKISPDLTNKHLDAISKSIIKNRIDGVIATNTTISRELVSDLFNGKEAGGMSGKPLFKLSNSIIRELHARLQGEVPIIGVGGIFSGEDALEKINAGAELVQIYSGLVYQGRKLVLDACQSIG; translated from the coding sequence ATGAGCCACCAATTAATTCGTTCATTGTTATTTAAGTTTGATGCAGAATTTTCGCATGACTTAACCCTTAAGGCACTATCTCTTTCTAATAAAATCGGACTTTTAAGTTTTTTAAAATCCCCAAACCCTTGCAAGCTCAGAACTGTAATGGGTATTCCCTTTCAAAATCCAGTGGGATTAGCTGCAGGACTGGATAAAAATGCAAATCACATAGATGCTTTAGGTAAATTGGGGTTTGGCTTTATTGAAGTTGGGACGATTACCCCAAGACCTCAATTAGGCAATCCAAAGCCGCGATTATTTAGATTGCCAGAGGTTCAGGGCATTATTAACCGATTTGGATTCAACAATGTAGGTCTTGAGGCCGCAGTAGAAAATATAAGATTAAGTAAATATAAAGGTGTGCTTGGAATTAATATTGGTAAGAATTTTGATACACCTCTAGAACGGGCTGGGGAAGATTATCTTTTATGTATGAAAAAGGTTTATCAATATGCAAATTATATTGCAGTCAATATTTCTTCACCCAATACCAAAAACTTAAGAGACCTTCAAGAAACTAAAGCTTTAAATATTCTTTTGGCTCAACTTAAAGATGAGCAAACTAGATTAGCTGATTACTATGGACGCTATGTCCCTATTGCATTAAAAATTTCACCTGATTTAACAAATAAACATTTAGATGCAATATCAAAAAGCATTATCAAAAATAGAATTGATGGCGTAATAGCAACTAATACAACTATTAGCAGAGAGTTGGTGAGTGATCTTTTTAACGGAAAAGAAGCTGGAGGCATGTCAGGCAAACCTCTATTTAAATTATCTAATTCAATTATTCGCGAACTTCATGCAAGACTTCAAGGCGAGGTTCCCATTATTGGCGTCGGAGGTATATTTTCTGGAGAAGATGCCTTAGAAAAAATAAATGCTGGTGCAGAGCTTGTCCAAATTTATTCAGGTCTCGTTTACCAAGGAAGAAAGCTCGTTCTCGATGCTTGCCAGTCCATTGGTTAA
- a CDS encoding JmjC domain-containing protein — MRLNRKNHILGKTSVDTFLKKYWQKKPLLIRNAIENFQSPITEKDLFYIAQDEEAISRLIEYKQGLWQVKYGPFEKSDFPKKKNAPWTVLVQNINHHFSFANSFLNLFKFIPYARLDDLMVSYATKNGSVGPHFDSYDVFLFQASGEREWKISDQKEFSLDKKSAIKIITNFRSKNSWVLKPGDMLYLPPNIGHWGISQSDDCLTYSIGFRAPSTFEIQSKFLDFIQDSLNTNKNYLYKDPNLNLQKDPAEINTNMIKKIQQTVNQLRWSKNLINTFIGQLLTEPVETAIFQRPKPISLEIFKKNLSKKILELNPKTRMLFIKNNFYINGELIEVDKKYAAYLRQLANNKKIAFKPSLDKKDLNALGITLLPLYLSGFIDFIQ, encoded by the coding sequence ATGCGATTAAATCGTAAAAATCACATTTTAGGAAAAACATCGGTTGATACCTTCTTAAAAAAATATTGGCAAAAAAAACCGCTCCTCATTCGAAATGCAATTGAAAACTTTCAATCCCCCATCACAGAAAAAGATCTTTTTTATATTGCACAAGATGAAGAAGCCATATCCCGTCTTATAGAATATAAGCAAGGCTTGTGGCAAGTGAAATATGGTCCCTTCGAAAAATCAGACTTCCCTAAAAAAAAGAATGCGCCTTGGACGGTACTTGTACAAAATATTAATCATCATTTTTCTTTTGCCAATTCTTTTCTAAATCTTTTTAAGTTTATTCCATATGCACGGCTTGATGATTTAATGGTGAGTTATGCCACGAAGAATGGAAGTGTTGGCCCTCATTTTGACTCCTACGATGTATTTTTATTTCAGGCAAGCGGTGAAAGAGAATGGAAGATTAGCGACCAAAAAGAATTTTCTCTAGATAAAAAATCAGCTATTAAGATTATTACCAATTTTAGAAGTAAAAATTCTTGGGTACTCAAACCGGGTGATATGCTCTATTTGCCTCCTAATATAGGGCACTGGGGCATTTCGCAAAGTGATGATTGTCTCACTTATTCGATTGGCTTCAGAGCACCTAGTACATTTGAAATCCAATCTAAATTTTTAGATTTTATTCAAGACAGCTTGAACACGAATAAAAATTATTTGTATAAAGATCCGAATTTAAATCTTCAAAAAGATCCAGCTGAAATTAATACAAATATGATTAAGAAAATTCAACAGACAGTTAATCAATTGCGTTGGAGTAAAAATTTGATCAATACTTTTATTGGTCAATTACTTACTGAGCCAGTTGAAACTGCTATTTTTCAGCGCCCTAAGCCGATTTCACTTGAAATCTTTAAAAAAAATCTCTCAAAAAAGATTCTAGAACTTAACCCTAAAACAAGAATGCTTTTTATAAAAAATAATTTTTATATTAATGGTGAGCTCATCGAAGTTGATAAGAAATATGCTGCATATCTAAGACAACTTGCAAATAACAAAAAAATCGCATTTAAACCCAGTTTAGACAAAAAAGATTTAAACGCTTTGGGGATAACCTTACTCCCTTTGTACCTCTCAGGATTTATTGATTTTATTCAATAA
- a CDS encoding MBL fold metallo-hydrolase has protein sequence MQFASLGSGSAGNSFIVKQNQSLLMIDCGFAMQDIVSRLDRLNQSPENITGILLTHEHEDHVKGAFKLANKFKIPIWLSYGTYKMCEKHMIKSYEIDLNIIDSHNTFEIEDFVIQPFPVPHDAREPTQFTLSDGNHKLGILTDTGSSTPHIEKMLQQLDALIIEFNHDLNLLESSEYTYSLKKRISGKLGHLDNQTAAEILGKIQFKQLKHLVAAHLSEKNNTEELVKEAIVGKIGCERDWIKIATQVDGTSWQVI, from the coding sequence ATGCAATTCGCATCTTTAGGCAGCGGGAGCGCTGGTAATTCGTTTATAGTAAAGCAAAACCAATCACTTTTAATGATTGATTGTGGTTTTGCAATGCAGGATATTGTGTCTAGATTGGATCGACTTAATCAATCCCCAGAAAATATCACAGGCATTCTTTTAACTCATGAACATGAAGATCATGTCAAAGGCGCCTTTAAACTAGCAAACAAATTCAAGATTCCTATATGGCTTTCTTATGGGACTTACAAGATGTGTGAAAAACACATGATTAAATCTTATGAAATTGATTTGAATATAATTGATAGTCACAATACATTTGAAATAGAAGATTTTGTCATTCAACCCTTTCCAGTGCCTCATGATGCAAGAGAGCCTACTCAATTTACATTAAGTGATGGCAATCATAAATTGGGCATTTTGACAGACACGGGAAGCTCAACACCTCATATTGAAAAGATGCTTCAGCAACTAGATGCGCTCATTATAGAATTTAATCACGACCTTAATTTGCTTGAATCAAGCGAGTACACATACAGCTTGAAGAAAAGAATTAGCGGTAAATTAGGTCATTTAGACAATCAAACAGCAGCTGAAATTTTGGGGAAAATTCAATTTAAACAATTAAAACATCTTGTCGCAGCGCATTTAAGTGAGAAAAATAATACTGAAGAGCTAGTGAAAGAAGCTATTGTAGGAAAAATAGGATGTGAGCGTGATTGGATAAAAATTGCAACGCAAGTCGACGGAACGTCGTGGCAGGTTATATAA